The sequence GTTAGCAGGAGTGATCACCAATACCGTGATGATTGCTGTCGCCAGCTTTTTCAATGCGACCGCCTGTGATCGCATTGTGCTGTTTTTGCAAAGGGGTCAAGATCCCCTAAAAACCAATCCTTTTTCTCCCTTAGAGCAGGATCAAAGTTCCTCTGATATCGAACAGGATTGAAGGTGAAACCAGTCTCCTTTAATTTAGTGATTCCATGGGTGATCAATTAGCACGACATCCGATCCCTCAACCCCCCGTTAAGGAGGATGAAGACAAAACAACTATAGCAATCCCATAGGAATTGTAAATTAATCCCCCCTAGCCCCCCTTCGTAAGGTAGCTGAGTTTGGGGTAATTGAGCCGTCAATGAACGATTGTAAATTAATCCCCCCTAACCCCCCTTCGTAAGGTAGTTGAGTTTGGGGTAATTGAGCCGTCAATGAACGATTGTAAATTAATCCCCCCTAACCCCCCTTCGTAAGGGGGGAACGGTTAATCAACTTTTTACATAAGATTTAGAACTGCTAGATCTCCTTTGAGGGTTGATCAATTAGCACGACATCCGATCCCGCCAACCCCCCGTTAAGGAGGATGAAGACAAAACAACTATAGCAATCCCATAGGAATTGTAAATTAATCCCCCCTAACCTCCTCACGCTTGGCTCCGGCTTCGTAAGGGGGGAACGGTTAATCAACTTTTTACATAAGATTTAGAACTGCTAGATCTCCTTTGAGGGTTGATCAATTAGCACGACATCCGATCCCGCCAACCCCCCTTTCAAAGGGGGGCGAAGGGGGGATTAGAGAAACTTACGCTAATATTGATTCTATTTCTTCTTTTGCAGAATCCTTTCAAAGGGGGGGCGAAGGGGGGATTAGAGAAACGACAGAAGGTTAACTTCGGAAATCCTTCCTCATCGAACCTTTCAAAGGGGGGCGAAGGGGGGATTAGAGGAACATCTAACTTTTTTAAGATAGTATTTAACATCATGCACACGCTTTATGTTGCCCAGCAAGGGTGCCATGTTTGTCGAGACCAGCAAAAGCTACTGATTAAAAAAGGAGAGGACATCTTAGGGGAAGTGCAAATTCCACTCCTTGAACAAGTTTTAGTGTTTGGTCGCTCTCAAATTACCACCCAAGCCATTCAGGTTTGTTTGCAAGAAGATATTCCCATTGCCTTTTTATCGCGCATGGGCTATTGTTATGGGCGGATTATGCCCATTGAGCGGGGCTATCGTCAACTCTCCCGCTATCAACAGCAGTTAACGCCACAGGATCGACTGATTATCGCTCAACGAATTGTGGAAGCGAAGTTGAAAAATAGTCGAGTGTTCCTGATGCGCCAATATCGCACTCGTCAGAAAGACAGTATTGCACTAGCGATTAAATCTCTCAATTATTTTGCTCAGAAAACGTTAACCGTGAGTCAGCTTGACCAGTTGATGGGAATTGAAGGGTCGGGCGCAGTGCAATATTTTCAAGCGCTTGGGGAGTGTATCGCTTATGATGAATTCAAATTACTAGCGCGATC comes from Halothece sp. PCC 7418 and encodes:
- the csx18 gene encoding CRISPR-associated protein Csx18, yielding MFLSPRVALVRNLAVALFNGAIALVILLIAPMGLAGVITNTVMIAVASFFNATACDRIVLFLQRGQDPLKTNPFSPLEQDQSSSDIEQD
- the cas1 gene encoding CRISPR-associated endonuclease Cas1, giving the protein MHTLYVAQQGCHVCRDQQKLLIKKGEDILGEVQIPLLEQVLVFGRSQITTQAIQVCLQEDIPIAFLSRMGYCYGRIMPIERGYRQLSRYQQQLTPQDRLIIAQRIVEAKLKNSRVFLMRQYRTRQKDSIALAIKSLNYFAQKTLTVSQLDQLMGIEGSGAVQYFQALGECIAYDEFKLLARSRRPPTNPTNALLSFGYQILWNHLLTLIEMQGLDPYYACLHQGSERHAALASDLIEEFRVPFVDSLVLWLINTRTMNPEEDFRYQDGGCFLNAVGRKKFLSAWLKRMEQPVGSEKQPRWDILTRQIRKYKQFVYNPIEFYTPYEIQ